A stretch of the Haloplanus aerogenes genome encodes the following:
- a CDS encoding DUF7283 family protein: MIGVPVDAWYVWLGLSLASIALLGVGATLPTAPPPAAADAADTVDRTAATAHPATAEHPLDATAVRVGPRRLGLRNDAGTTHAAFAFGPVTPATGSRALRAVLRGAPPATRFESGSALCDASADARDRAPRWRPVDGPLIARHVVWEGCDVTLVG; encoded by the coding sequence ATGATCGGCGTTCCAGTCGACGCGTGGTACGTCTGGCTCGGGCTTTCGCTCGCGAGTATCGCACTGCTAGGTGTCGGCGCGACGCTGCCGACGGCACCGCCACCGGCCGCCGCGGACGCCGCCGACACCGTCGACCGGACGGCGGCGACGGCCCACCCCGCGACGGCCGAACATCCGCTCGACGCGACGGCGGTGCGGGTCGGCCCGCGACGGCTCGGACTTCGGAACGACGCCGGAACGACACACGCGGCGTTCGCGTTCGGACCGGTGACGCCCGCGACGGGGTCGCGCGCGCTCCGGGCCGTCCTCCGCGGCGCCCCGCCGGCAACCCGGTTCGAGTCCGGATCGGCGCTCTGTGACGCCAGCGCTGACGCCCGCGACCGAGCGCCGCGGTGGCGACCGGTCGATGGCCCGCTGATCGCTCGCCACGTCGTCTGGGAGGGATGTGATGTCACGCTCGTCGGCTAG
- a CDS encoding DUF7285 family protein, giving the protein MSRSSARGQVEPTAALVVLLAVCGAVSTYATVLNGAGYEAERNVATPTLDRVVDRLAVGGVADPTRRRRAQRAGPRGYRVNVTLAAAGRRWHAGPTTPGPTAGTDTATRSLGVRLAPGRVRPGRVRVEVWS; this is encoded by the coding sequence ATGTCACGCTCGTCGGCTAGGGGACAGGTCGAGCCGACTGCCGCGCTCGTCGTCCTCCTGGCAGTGTGCGGTGCCGTCTCCACGTACGCGACGGTCCTCAACGGGGCCGGATACGAGGCGGAGCGGAACGTCGCGACACCGACGCTGGACCGCGTCGTCGACCGCCTCGCTGTCGGCGGCGTCGCCGATCCGACGCGACGGCGGCGGGCACAGCGCGCGGGGCCCAGAGGCTACCGGGTCAACGTCACGCTGGCGGCAGCGGGCCGACGCTGGCACGCGGGACCGACGACCCCGGGGCCGACGGCCGGTACCGACACCGCGACGCGCTCCCTCGGCGTCCGACTGGCGCCGGGGCGCGTTCGCCCCGGTCGCGTCCGGGTGGAGGTGTGGTCGTGA
- a CDS encoding type II secretion system protein, whose translation MNAWTVVETVGTWWPWPVDPAPELDRALGYLGSGVDAEALERAARVVATVVVAGAVGIGAILGTVTSTTTGIAVASAVAAVGVAVPILADRGPRWLATLARTRALGSAAALVSRAALRLRVDPTVERAAAFASETGTGSLARSLGEHVERAVGTPRNGFAAFAQEWGERFPALSRAVARLDAAASAPASDRDQHLDRAVEAALDGVQEELASFTSEIRGAVTGLYAFGILLPLALIGVLPAANAAGARLSLPVIVVLYDVVLPLVVVAAGAWLLARRPVAFPPPHVGRDHPDTPDGRLHVVVGGIAGGAVGAAGATRLVEPWAVPIAAVGLGVGTALVVDARAAKRVQDRVGAVEADLHDACYLVGRRVAAGEAVETALADAADRVAGATGTMLDDAARRQRRLGVTVGEAFDGEHGTLATLPSSRAREVATLFDLAATEGRPAGEALVATAEHVEELRRVEREARRELSRITDTLTNTAAMFGPVVGGATVALSARVARTGTTAQFGGGALPTAGLGLAVGAYVLWLSAALTILSTGLTRGLDRTLVGHRVGVALCLATVCYLAAYVGAGLFL comes from the coding sequence ATGAACGCTTGGACGGTCGTCGAGACAGTGGGGACGTGGTGGCCGTGGCCCGTCGATCCGGCCCCGGAACTCGACCGCGCGCTGGGGTATCTCGGGAGTGGCGTCGACGCCGAAGCCCTCGAACGCGCGGCCCGTGTCGTCGCCACAGTCGTCGTCGCCGGCGCGGTCGGGATCGGTGCGATACTCGGGACCGTCACGTCGACGACCACGGGCATCGCCGTCGCGTCGGCCGTCGCGGCCGTCGGCGTCGCCGTACCGATCCTCGCCGATCGCGGGCCACGATGGCTGGCGACGCTGGCGCGGACGCGGGCGCTCGGGTCGGCCGCAGCGCTCGTCAGCCGGGCGGCGCTCCGTCTTCGCGTCGATCCGACGGTCGAACGCGCGGCGGCCTTCGCGAGCGAGACGGGGACCGGTTCCCTCGCCCGGAGTCTCGGCGAACACGTCGAGCGAGCGGTTGGCACGCCGCGGAACGGGTTCGCCGCGTTCGCGCAGGAGTGGGGCGAGCGATTCCCGGCGCTGTCGCGTGCCGTCGCTCGGCTGGACGCTGCCGCGTCGGCGCCGGCGAGCGACCGTGACCAGCACCTCGACCGAGCGGTCGAGGCAGCGCTCGACGGCGTACAGGAGGAACTGGCGTCCTTTACGAGCGAGATCAGGGGAGCGGTCACGGGCCTCTACGCGTTCGGCATCCTCCTGCCGCTCGCGCTGATCGGCGTCCTTCCGGCGGCGAACGCTGCCGGCGCCCGCCTCTCGCTGCCGGTGATCGTCGTGCTGTACGACGTGGTACTTCCCCTCGTCGTCGTGGCGGCGGGCGCGTGGCTCCTCGCCCGTCGACCCGTCGCTTTCCCGCCGCCACACGTCGGGCGTGACCATCCCGACACGCCGGACGGGCGTCTACACGTCGTGGTCGGGGGCATCGCCGGCGGGGCAGTCGGCGCGGCGGGCGCGACGCGACTGGTCGAACCGTGGGCGGTGCCGATTGCCGCGGTCGGTCTGGGCGTTGGAACCGCACTCGTTGTCGACGCCCGCGCGGCGAAACGGGTGCAGGACCGCGTCGGCGCCGTCGAGGCCGACCTCCACGACGCCTGCTATCTCGTCGGCCGACGGGTCGCGGCGGGCGAGGCGGTCGAGACAGCGCTCGCCGACGCGGCGGATCGGGTCGCGGGAGCGACCGGGACGATGCTCGACGACGCGGCGCGACGGCAGCGCCGACTCGGCGTCACGGTCGGCGAGGCCTTCGACGGCGAACACGGCACGCTCGCGACGCTGCCGAGCAGTCGAGCCCGCGAAGTGGCGACCCTGTTCGACCTCGCGGCGACCGAGGGGCGGCCGGCGGGCGAAGCGCTGGTCGCAACGGCCGAACACGTCGAGGAACTCCGGCGCGTCGAGCGGGAAGCTCGCAGAGAACTGTCCAGAATCACCGACACGCTGACCAATACGGCGGCGATGTTCGGGCCGGTCGTCGGCGGGGCGACGGTCGCGCTGTCGGCCCGTGTGGCTCGCACCGGGACGACGGCCCAGTTCGGCGGTGGCGCGCTCCCGACGGCCGGACTCGGCCTCGCGGTCGGGGCGTACGTCCTCTGGCTCTCGGCCGCACTCACGATTCTCTCGACGGGGCTGACCCGCGGACTGGACCGGACGCTCGTCGGCCACCGCGTCGGGGTGGCGCTGTGTCTCGCTACCGTCTGCTATCTCGCGGCGTACGTGGGCGCCGGGCTGTTCCTGTGA